In Mustela nigripes isolate SB6536 chromosome 2, MUSNIG.SB6536, whole genome shotgun sequence, a single window of DNA contains:
- the AMH gene encoding muellerian-inhibiting factor, whose translation MRALLLRLLALVLWVTGSPPGTGAPALPGEPDMGTEGLIFHQDWDWLPGSPQDPLCLVTLDQSGNRSSTPLRVVGALRSYEHAFLEAVQRAHWGPRDLATFGVCTASAGQPALLPLRQLQAWLGEPGGRRLAVLHLEEVSWEPAVTLKFQAPPPGGAGPLELALLVLYPGPGPEVTVTGTGLPGTQNLCWARDTRYLLLAVELPAGAWHSPGVTLTLQPQGDGAPLSTAQLQELLLGPDPRCFTRKTPALLLLPLPGPSPVPARGLLDQVPFPPPRPSQVQEPEEPPPSADPFLETLTRLVRALRGPPTQASPPRLALDPGALAGFPQGLVNLSDPATQERLLDGEEPLLLLLPPPATATATAGDAAPLRSPESGPWAAGLAHRVAAELRAAAAELRGLPGLPPSATPLLERLLALCPGAPGGSGGPGGPLRALLLLKALQGLRAEWRGRERSGAPRAQRSAGAAAADGPCALRELSVDLRAERSVLIPETYQANNCQGACGWPQSDRNPRYGNHVVLLLKMQARGAALARPPCCVPTAYAGKLLIGLSEERISAHHVPNMVATECGCR comes from the exons ATGCGGGCTCTGCTGCTCCGGCTGCTGGCCCTGGTCCTGTGGGTGACGGGGTCCCCACCGGGAACCGGGGCCCCCGCCCTGCCTGGAGAGCCAGACATGGGCACGGAGGGGCTCATCTTCCACCAAGACTGGGATTGGCTGCCAGGGAGCCCACAAGACCCCCTGTGCCTGGTGACCCTGGACCAGAGCGGCAACAGGAGTAGCACCCCGCTTCGGGTGGTGGGGGCCCTGAGAAGCTACGAGCACGCCTTCCTCGAGGCTGTGCAGCGGGCACACTGGGGTCCCCGCGACCTGGCCACGTTCGGGGTCTGCACCGCCAGTGCGGGGCAGCCCGCACTGCTCCCTCTGCGGCAGCTGCAGGCCTGGCTGGGGGAGCCCGGGGGGCGGCGGCTGGCGGTGCTGCACCTGGAGGAAG TGAGCTGGGAGCCCGCGGTCACACTGAAGTTCCAGGCGCCCCCACCCGGAGGAGCCGGTCCCCTGGAGCTGGCGCTGCTGGTGCTGTACCCCGGGCCTGGTCCGGAGGTCACTGTCACGGGGACCGGGCTGCCAGGCACCCAG AACCTTTGTTGGGCCCGGGACACGCGCTACCTGCTGCTGGCTGTGGAGCTCCCAGCGGGGGCCTGGCACAGCCCTGGGGTCACCCTGACCCTGCAACCCCAAGGAGACG GTGCCCCCCTGAGCACGGCCCAGCTGCAGGAGCTGCTGCTCGGCCCCGACCCCCGCTGCTTCACGCGGAAGACCCCGGCCCTgctcctgctgcctctgcccGGGCCCAGTCCAGTGCCCGCGCGCGGCCTCCTGGACCAAGTGCCCTTCCCGCCACCCAG GCCCTCTCAGGTGCAGGAGCCCGAGGAGCCGCCGCCCAGCGCAGACCCCTTCCTGGAGACGCTCACGCGCCTGGTGCGCGCCCTGCGGGGGCCGCCCACCCAGGCCTCGCCGCCGCGCCTGGCCCTGGACCCGGGCGCGCTGGCCGGCTTCCCGCAGGGCCTCGTCAACCTGTCGGACCCCGCGACCCAGGAGCGCCTGCTCGACGGCGAGGAGccgctgctcctgctgctgccgcCTCCcgccacggccacggccacggcTGGGGACGCCGCGCCGCTTAGGAGCCCCGAGTCCGGGCCCTGGGCCGCGGGCCTAGCGCACCGTGTGGCCGCCGAGCTCCGGGCCGCGGCTGCCGAGCTGCGCGGGCTCCCGGGCCTGCCCCCCTCCGCCACGCCGCTGCTGGAGCGCCTGCTCGCGCTCTGCCCCGGGGCCCCGGGGGGTTCGGGCGGCCCGGGCGGCCCGCTGCGCGCGCTGCTGCTGCTCAAAGCGCTGCAGGGTCTGCGCGCCGAGTGGCGGGGGCGCGAGCGGAGCGGGGCGCCGCGGGCACAGCGCAGCGCGGGGGCCGCGGCGGCGGACGGGCCTTGCGCGCTGCGCGAGTTGAGCGTGGACCTGCGCGCCGAGCGCTCCGTGCTCATCCCTGAGACGTACCAGGCCAACAACTGCCAGGGCGCGTGCGGCTGGCCGCAGTCCGACCGCAACCCGCGCTACGGCAACCACGTGGTGCTGCTGCTGAAGATGCAGGCCCGCGGCGCCGCCCTGGCGCGCCCGCCCTGCTGCGTGCCCACCGCCTACGCCGGCAAGCTGCTCATCGGCCTGTCGGAGGAGCGCATCAGCGCGCACCACGTGCCCAACATGGTGGCCACGGAGTGCGGCTGCCGGTGA
- the JSRP1 gene encoding junctional sarcoplasmic reticulum protein 1 → MLPGLHLSSGLTVAAVEIPGSDISMTTRALQELDGGLGSCPGEDLSMLADPCPEQPQEGRARATPRLADSSSWPHVSSRAEGSPPGSVDARPKKTEKEPVAKVAPGPGKERLKAGATPRSPVRRKAQASPPPQRLPPPPAPALSDELPWGDLSLNKCLVLASFVALLGSAFQLCRDAVAGEADVPAPVPEPWVPPSSAPEPAAAPRLAPPAWQLQPKPKAWAPPLGPPAPQAEEEAAAAVAEEAEVPGRREGADSAAGEKRGPKEPPRKERPRKERPSREERPRKEKPRKEERPRKQEKPRAAREPRGALPRRWEVREGGHRHWAQDSRDPGQKRRQAWDSLRRPDEDRPPGRQKHRAGKGRD, encoded by the exons GATCCCAGGGTCAGACATCTCCATGACGACCAGGGCCCTGCAGGAGCTGGATGGAGGCCTGGGCAGCTGCCCAGGCGAGGACCTCTCCATGCTGGCCGACCCCTGCCCTGAGcagccccaggagggcagggctCGAG CGACGCCCAGGCTGGCCGACTCTAGCAGCTGGCCCCATGTGAGTAGCCGGG CTGAGGGCAGCCCTCCAGGCAGTGTGGATGCCAGGcccaagaagacagaaaaggagccTGTGGCCAAAGTGGCCCCAGGTCCCGGGAAAGAGAGGCTGAAAGCAGGAGCAA CACCTCGGAGCCCCGTGCGCAGGAAGGCACAGGCCTCGCCACCCCCGCAACGGCTGCCGCCACCCCCGGCTCCGGCCCTGAGTGATGAGCTGCCCTGGGGAGACCTGTCCCTCAACAAGTGTCTGGTGCTGGCCTCATTCGTGGCGCTGCTGGGGTCAGCCTTCCAGCTGTGCCGTG ATGCTGTAGCTGGGGAAGCGGACGTCCCTGCGCCTGTCCCTGAGCCATGGGTACCGCCCAGCTCAGCCCCGGAGCCAGCAGCAGCCCCG CGCCTCGCACCACCCGCCTGGCAGCTGCAGCCGAAGCCCAAGGCCTGGGCGCCCCCATTAGGACCGCCGGCACCCCaggcggaggaggaggcggcggcggcggtggcggagGAGGCTGAGGTTCCCGGCAGGCGGGAGGGTGCGGACAGCGCTGCTGGGGAGAAGCGCGGGCCCAAGGAGCCTCCGCGGAAGGAGAGGCCTCGCAAGGAGAGGCCGTCGAGGGAGGAGCGGCCGCGGAAGGAGAAGCCTCGGAAGGAGGAGCGGCCTCGGAAGCAGGAGAAGCCACGGGCCGCCAGGGAACCCCGAGGAGCCCTACCCCGGCGCTGGGAGGTGCGCGAAGGGGGCCACCGCCACTGGGCGCAGGACTCCCGAGACCCGGGACAGAAAAGGAGACAAGCCTGGGACTCCCTGCGGCGTCCCGACGAGGACCGGCCTCCAGGCCGCCAGAAGCACCGGGCGGGCAAGGGGCGGGACTGA